The Lycium barbarum isolate Lr01 chromosome 10, ASM1917538v2, whole genome shotgun sequence genome includes a region encoding these proteins:
- the LOC132614327 gene encoding pEARLI1-like lipid transfer protein 1, with translation MASMKTTCLALFLLVNILFFSLVSASPKPMPKPMPTPTLKSPTPMSMSTPMPTPTPTPMPMPMPMPTPMPMTTPKPTPTPSLSSQDKCSIDTLKLGVCANVLDNLLGVRIGNPSNKPCCSLIQGLVDLDAALCLCIAINANVLGINLNVPISLSLLLNACDKKVPSGFQCPN, from the coding sequence ATGGCTTCTATGAAAACCACCTGCCTTGCTCTCTTTCTTCTTGTAAACattctttttttctctcttgtGAGTGCATCGCCTAAACCAATGCCAAAGCCAATGCCAACGCCAACGCTAAAGTCGCCAACACCAATGTCGATGTCGACGCCGATGCCGACGCCAACGCCAACGCCAATGCCGATGCCGATGCCGATGCCGACGCCAATGCCTATGACGACGCCGAAGCCAACTCCAACCCCGAGTCTCAGCTCCCAAGACAAGTGCTCTATTGATACTCTCAAATTAGGTGTTTGTGCTAATGTTCTTGACAATTTACTTGGAGTTAGAATTGGAAATCCATCAAACAAACCTTGTTGTTCTCTCATTCAAGGACTTGTTGATCTTGATGCTGCTCTTTGTTTATGCATTGCCATTAACGCAAATGTTCTTGGAATCAACCTTAATGTCCCTATTTCTCTAAGCCTTCTTCTCAATGCTTGTGATAAAAAAGTTCCATCTGGCTTCCAGTGTCCTAATTGA